The following are encoded in a window of Rhizobium sp. WYJ-E13 genomic DNA:
- a CDS encoding UDP-N-acetylmuramoylalanyl-D-glutamyl-2,6-diaminopimelate--D-alanyl-D-alanine ligase, which produces MNWLWTTEDMIAAMAGRPFGSLPQGITGISIDSRSIAPGEAFFAIKGDRVDGHDFASMAVANGAALLVVSEGRLPAMGRLTVPMIVVEDVLAALGKLGQASRERSRAKIIAVTGSVGKTTTKEMLRHVLSPSGKVHASVASFNNHWGVPLTLARMPIDTYFGVFEVGMNHPDEIRPLVKMIRPHVAVITTIAPAHLGNFQNVQEIAAAKAEIFEGLEPGGDVVLNRDNEQFSFLEQTAQALGIQKIHSFGQHAKAEFRLAEFNGSDESSTLWMTVGGETKEVRIGAPGRHIAENALAALGVVTIVGASLDKAIDALATLKPEKGRGKRYRLPIGNGSFTLIDESYNANPASMRAAIALLASAEPTGRGRRIAVLGDMLEMGEFAEQVHTDLAGPLLAAGLEHVWLAGPEMVALKGSLPESVAVEHREKTEELLEFVLNSVAPGDVLMVKSSLGIGFGKIVAALLDKYPPVSDTQRDL; this is translated from the coding sequence ATGAACTGGCTCTGGACCACCGAAGACATGATCGCCGCGATGGCGGGCCGTCCCTTCGGTTCGCTGCCGCAGGGCATTACCGGCATTTCCATCGACAGCCGCTCGATCGCGCCGGGTGAGGCTTTCTTCGCGATCAAGGGCGACCGTGTCGACGGGCATGACTTTGCCTCGATGGCCGTTGCCAATGGTGCGGCTCTGCTCGTCGTCAGCGAAGGCCGTCTGCCGGCCATGGGGCGCCTGACTGTGCCGATGATCGTGGTCGAGGACGTGCTTGCTGCCCTCGGCAAGCTGGGGCAGGCGTCGCGCGAGCGCTCGCGGGCAAAGATTATTGCCGTTACCGGTTCGGTCGGCAAGACGACGACCAAGGAGATGCTGCGCCATGTGCTGTCTCCCTCGGGGAAGGTGCATGCGTCGGTCGCCTCCTTCAACAATCACTGGGGTGTGCCGCTGACCTTGGCGCGCATGCCGATCGACACCTATTTCGGTGTCTTCGAAGTCGGCATGAACCATCCGGACGAGATCCGGCCGCTGGTGAAGATGATCCGCCCGCATGTCGCCGTCATCACGACGATCGCGCCGGCCCATCTCGGCAATTTCCAGAACGTCCAGGAAATCGCTGCCGCCAAGGCAGAGATCTTCGAAGGCCTGGAGCCGGGCGGTGACGTCGTTCTCAACCGTGACAATGAGCAGTTCAGTTTCCTGGAGCAGACCGCCCAGGCGCTCGGCATCCAGAAGATCCATTCCTTTGGCCAGCATGCCAAGGCGGAATTCCGCCTTGCCGAGTTCAACGGCTCGGACGAAAGCTCGACGCTCTGGATGACTGTCGGTGGCGAGACCAAGGAAGTGCGCATCGGCGCACCGGGCCGCCACATTGCTGAAAATGCGCTGGCAGCGTTGGGCGTTGTAACGATCGTCGGCGCCAGCCTCGACAAGGCAATCGACGCGCTCGCGACGCTGAAGCCGGAGAAGGGCAGGGGCAAGCGCTACAGGCTGCCGATCGGCAATGGCAGCTTCACGCTGATCGATGAAAGCTATAACGCCAATCCGGCCTCCATGCGCGCGGCGATCGCGCTGCTGGCATCGGCCGAGCCGACCGGCCGGGGCCGCCGCATCGCCGTTCTCGGCGACATGCTGGAGATGGGCGAGTTTGCCGAGCAGGTCCATACGGATCTCGCAGGTCCGCTGCTCGCTGCCGGTCTGGAACATGTCTGGCTCGCGGGGCCCGAGATGGTGGCGCTGAAGGGCTCGCTTCCGGAGAGCGTCGCGGTCGAGCATCGCGAGAAGACGGAAGAATTGTTGGAATTCGTTTTGAACTCGGTCGCACCTGGCGACGTGTTGATGGTGAAGTCGTCTTTGGGGATCGGTTTCGGCAAGATTGTTGCCGCGCTCCTTGACAAGTACCCGCCAGTTTCAGACACGCAACGCGATCTATGA